The following coding sequences are from one Humulus lupulus chromosome X, drHumLupu1.1, whole genome shotgun sequence window:
- the LOC133806701 gene encoding uncharacterized protein LOC133806701 gives MDRHWINIPNKLSTEYAAGMNEFISVARHSMDSNGMVLCPCCRCVNKKSQYMHVIKLHLITHGFLSTYTRWYHHGEQVEEVEDDGLFDTEDNVEDSDQSDDLAAGLHDAIGSKYFDIGPTSDFNDESPLNVDDKYDALFESLHKPLYNNCKGFSVLSATVKLMNLKVLNKWTDKSFDSLLECLREILPEGNQCPGNYYQTRKLLCEVGLGYEQIDVCQYDCALFYGENANAVSCPVCKSSRYVRNQIPHKRLRWFPIKARLKRMFSSKHTSKDMRWHKEVRKNEAGILRHPADRDAWKHFDNVYPDFAADPRSVRLGLASEGFNPFSNMTSTYSLWPVILIPYNMPPWASPNGTNYLMSLLIPGPKSPGKDYDVFLMPLIEELKELWDGVNAYDLYGQCMFKLRAAVLWTISDFPAYAYLSGWSTAGKLACHVCLEDTRSRRITDKQCFMGHRCYLKRNHAWRKSKEYDGSTELRGPPRTFTGDDILKQLDEIPIHTPGKAPSNSSRKRKRGEKELNWCKRSVLFELPYWSKLLLRHNLDVMYIEKNVCDNIIGTLLDIEGKSKDTLKARKDLQNLNIREELWLKKDLSNNKLEKPYASYTLTREECKDFCKFIQSVRLPDGYASNISRCVTDNDKLGGMKTHDCHVLLHKILPAALLPFLTENIRGTLIELCQFFQKICAKTLQISDIEELRDGIVIILCKLEKIFPPSFFTIMVHLCVHLPDQVLLGGPVASRWMFGTERHMGLYKKYVRNMSRPDGSIAEAFVVDEAVTFLSRYVSNIETRFTRPERNWDIPSPNHNLDVFNSNVRPLGASTIKLLQNWRQVVQWYILNNYVDDIQHFIDDHIKLLEEKGLSDSEVALEHKEQFPSWFKNKVSQMRVQKSPLANDDLYSLSQGPLERYNTYQSCIVNGVRFRCKERDNTLKTQCSGICTEGDHDNINILYYSVLIEILQLSFVLDRKVFLFRCKWYNSNPKGRSIVVDHNLTSINTSTDWYSNEPFILATQAQQVFYLLDMKRGSNWRIVQKVNHRSICDIPEIMEETVNNDVFQEEESFQLPHFQPTEDFIESSSLVRLDVPSVTLSDQLVVDLLLNQNQNFDKDSDLDEDFDEENIFSNNETFLSSDDTKSYTESECDDDADS, from the exons ATGGATCGTCATTGGATAAATATACCAAATAAACTTTCAACAGAATATGCTGCTGGAATGAATGAATTCATTAGTGTTGCAAGACACTCCATGGACTCCAATGGGATGGTTCTATGCCCTTGTTGTCGATGCGTGAATAAGAAATCACAATACATGCATGTGATAAAGTTGCACTTGATCACTCATGGATTTCTTAGTACTTACACAAGGTGGTATCACCATGGTGAGCAAGTAGAGGAAGTAGAAGATGATGGATTATTTGATACCGAGGATAATGTCGAAGATTCGGATCAGAGTGATGATTTGGCGGCAGGTCTTCATGATGCTATTGGTAGTAAGTATTTTGACATTGGTCCAACTAGTGACTTCAATGATGAATCTCCACTTAATGTGGATGACAAGTATGATGCATTGTTTGAGTCACTTCATAAGCCTTTGTACAATAATTGTAAAGGTTTCTCTGTCTTAAGCGCAACGGTGAAGTTGATGAATCTCAAAGTGCTTAACAAATGGACAGATAAATCATTTGACAGTCTTTTGGAGTGTTTGAGAGAGATATTGCCCGAGGGTAATCAGTGCCCAGGGAATTATTACCAGACGAGGAAGCTTCTTTGTGAGGTGGGCTTAGGCTATGAGCAAATTGATGTTTGTCAATACGATTGTGCATTGTTTTATGGTGAGAATGCAAATGCAGTGTCATGTCCTGTATGCAAGTCTAGTCGTTATGTACGAAATCAAATCCCACATAAACGACTTAGATGGTTCCCAATCAAGGCACGACTTAAGAGAATGTTTAGTTCGAAGCACACTTCTAAAGATATGCGATGGCATAAAGAGGTACGGAAAAATGAAGCCGGGATTTTACGTCATCCTGCTGATAGGGATGCTTGGAAGCATTTCGACAATGTGTATCCTGACTTTGCAGCTGATCCTAGGAGTGTACGACTGGGGTTGGCGTCAGAAGGGTTTAACCCTTTCTCTAATATGACATCAACCTATAGTTTGTGGCCAGTGATATTAATTCCGTACAATATGCCACCTTGGGCTTCTCCTAATGGAACAAACTATCTCATGTCTTTGTTAATTCCAGGCCCTAAATCTCCTGGAAAAGATTATGATGTGTTCTTGATGCCATTAATTGAAGAGCTTAAAGAGTTATGGGATGGAGTCAATGCATATGATTTGTATGGTCAATGCATGTTTAAACTTCGAGCTGCAGTCTTGTGGACAATTAGTGATTTTCCTGCTTATGCATACTTGTCTGGGTGGAGCACTGCTGGTAAATTAGCATGTCATGTTTGTCTTGAAGATACAAGATCTAGAAGAATAACTGACAAACAATGTTTTATGGGACATCGATGTTATTTGAAAAGAAACCATGCTTGGAGAAAAAGTAAAGAATATGATGGATCTACTGAATTACGTGGCCCTCCTAGAACTTTTACTGGTGACGACATTTTAAAGCAATTGGATGAAATTCCTATTCATACCCCTGGTAAAGCACCAAGTAATTCTTCTAGAAAACGTAAGCGTGGAGAGAAAGAGCTGAATTGGTGTAAAAGAAGTGTTTTGTTTGAATTGCCATACTGGTCAAAGCTCTTGCTGCGTCACAATCTTGATGTGATGtatatagagaaaaatgtatgtgataacATTATTGGAACACTTTTAGACATTGAAGGCAAATCGAAAGACACTTTAAAAGCTCGTAAGGATTTACAAAATCTTAATATTCGTGAAGAGCTTTGGCTAAAGAAGGACCTATCTAATAACAAGCTTGAAAAACCTTATGCTAGTTACACTTTGACGAGAGAAGAATGCAAAGATTTTTGTAAATTCATTCAAAGTGTTAGATTACCGGATGGATATGCTTCGAATATTAGTCGATGTGTAACAGATAATGACAAACTAGGAGGAATGAAAACTCATGATTGTCATGTTTTACTTCATAAGATATTACCGGCTGCATTACTTCCTTTTCTGACAGAAAACATTCGTGGTACTTTGATTGAACTCTGCCAATTCTTTCAAAAAATTTGTGCAAAAACATTACAAATCTCTGACATAGAAGAATTGAGAGATGGAATTGTAataattttgtgcaagttggaaaAGATATTTCCCCCATCATTTTTTACCATAATGGTTCATCTTTGTGTTCACCTACCCGATCAAGTGTTATTAGGTGGTCCAGTTGCTTCGAGATGGATGTTTGGGACAGAGCGCCATATGGGTTTGTACAAGAAATATGTGAGAAACATGTCTCGGCCTGATGGTTCAATAGCAGAAGCTTTTGTTGTAGATGAAGCTGTAACTTTCTTGTCAAGATATGTTTCTAACATAGAGACAAGATTCACAAGACCCGAGCGTAATTGGGATATACCTTCTCCAAATCATAACTTAGATGTTTTCAACTCCAATGTTCGTCCATTAGGGGCATCTACTATCAAATTGCTTCAAAATTGGAGACAAGTCGTTCAATGGTATATATTGAACAattatgtagatgatatccaACATTTTATCGA TGATCATATAAAATTGTTGGAAGAAAAAGGTCTTTCAGATTCAGAAGTTGCCTTAGAGCACAAAGAACAATTTCCTTCTTGGTTTAAGAATAAA GTGTCTCAAATGCGAGTTCAAAAATCACCTCTTGCCAATGATGATTTGTACtctttatctcaaggtccacttGAACGGTACAACACCTACCAAAGTTGTATTGTAAATGGTGTTCGATTTCGATGTAAAGAGCGTGACAATACTCTTAAGACACAGTGTTCTGGAATTTGCACTGAAGGTGATCATGACAATATTAATATCCTATACTATAGTGTCTTGATTGAGATTTTGCAGTTGTCATTCGTTTTAGATCGGAAGGTGTTCTTATTTCGTTGCAAGTGGTATAACTCTAATCCAAAAGGTAGATCAATTGTTGTGGATCATAATTTGACTTCCATCAATACATCTACTGATTGGTATTCTAATGAACCATTTATCTTGGCAACTCAAGCACAACAAGTTTTCTATTTGCTTGATATGAAGCGTGGTTCAAATTGGCGGATTGTTCAAAAAGTAAATCATCGATCTATTTGTGACATTCCTGAAATTATGGAAGAGACAGTAAATAATGATGTGTTTCAAGAAGAAGAATCATTTCAATTGCCACATTTTCAACCAACTGAGGATTTCATTGAAAGTTCGTCTTTAGTTCGATTAGATGTTCCTTCTGTAACTCTTTCAGACCAACTTGTTGTTGATTTACTTTTAAACCAAAATCAAAATTTTGACAAGGATAGTGACTTAGATgaagattttgatgaagaaaatatattctctaataatGAAACATTTCTCTCAAGTGATGACACAAAAAGTTATACAGAATCAGAATGTGATGATGATGCAGATTCTTAA